A region of Lycium barbarum isolate Lr01 chromosome 3, ASM1917538v2, whole genome shotgun sequence DNA encodes the following proteins:
- the LOC132634066 gene encoding wax ester synthase/diacylglycerol acyltransferase 11-like, protein MVGPQEEITFFGHKLAYAAPTIYGLPHALTMHFQSYYNKMTISMSVDPQVIPDPYQLSDDLQDSLQMFKEAVTKQGLVATPYGYNATTRLTILRAM, encoded by the exons ATGGTGGGCCCTCAAGAAGAGATCACATTTTTCGGGCATAAGTTAGCTTATGCTGCTCCTACAATTTATGGACTCCCTCAT GCACTGACGATGCATTTCCAGAGTTATTACAATAAAATGACAATTTCAATGTCGGTGGATCCACAGGTGATTCCAGATCCATACCAGCTCAGTGATGATCTACAGGACTCCCTTCAGATGTTTAAAGAGGCTGTCACTAAACAAGGTCTCGTAGCCACACCATACGGCTATAATGCTACTACTAGACTTACTATTTTGAGGGCAATGTAG